The DNA segment GGCCTTAAATACGCCATTCCGCATTTATTAAAACACAAAGGAACGGTTATCAACATAAGCTCTGGCGCTGCCAGAAGCGCTTTAGAAGGCTGGAGCCATTATTGCTCCAGCAAAGCCGCTGTTTTTTCTTTAACCCAATGCGCGCATAAAGAATATGCTAAGCAAGGTCTAAGAGTTATAGGTTTAAGTCCCGGTACCGTGGCCACCGATATGCAAAAAACCATCAAAGACTCAGGCCTTAACCCCGTCAGTCAACTGGACTGGAGCACCCATATTCCACCGCAGTGGGTGGCGCAAGCCATGGCTTTCCTTTGTGGTTCTGGCGGGGATGCTTACCTTGGCCAAGATTTCTCGCTTAAAAGCAACGAAGGTAGAAAAGCTGTAGGACTGCCGCTAATTTCTTAATAAGCGAATAGCGCTTAATATTTATCTTTAAAGATCTTAAAGTGATTTTGTTTATTGTTTTTTTTATGTATAGTCTTGCTACTATGCAAATTATGATCAATTCCGATAGCAGTGTTAATGTTGATGAAAGAGTTCAAGAGTATGTAACCGACACAACCCATAATGCTCTTGCCCGCTTTGAGACCAACATCACCACGCTGAAAGTACACCTGAGTGATGAAGCCAATAAAAAGAGTCACCGTATCTTTAAGTGTAACCTAGAAGCACGTTTAGAACACATGAAACCCACCGCTGTTAGTGCTGAGTCTGATAATCTGGATGCCGCTATCGATGATGCCCTGGTTAAATTAACCCATCACCTTGATCGGGCTTTAGGGAAAATAAAGTCACATTGATGGGCTACGCTTTTTTTAGCTTTGTCTAAGGACTTTACAACAACCTGTTTTGTAATGGTTCAGGTTTATTCTTGAAGGTTGAGCTTAATCAATTCTGTGCTACGAATTTCTCCATCTGCATCACGGTACATGCCTCTGGCAATGATGCTGATATCTTTGTAAGAAAAATAAGCATCTGAAGGCGACGGGCCCCTACCACACCACGTGGGTTCATCACTAAAATTATGATCGCCATCAAGGTCGCCAATGGCTGTAACCATCATGGTGTCATCAACAGGAACACCGTATTCATCGGCCAACAGTAAATCTTTTTTTGCACGCATCAAATAATACGACTCTGGAAAAGAGTAAAATGGACCCACCCGTATATTATTGGAATACTGATTGGTGGTGACTTGCTCTTGATCCGCTGCTTCGTTCAAACCTAAATATTTTGGGTGAATAAAGTAATTGTCTGTGGTGCAGGTTTGCGATACTGGATCATAGTCCAGCTCACCAATGCCGTGGTAATACAACTTTACTTTTTTACTGATGGGTTTGTACAATCTGGCTTCGTCTTGTAAACAAACCGGCGCAAACCTAGGAACTGTTTTACATAAAACATCTCCATACTGTGAGTGCCGTATCAACAT comes from the bacterium genome and includes:
- a CDS encoding SDR family oxidoreductase, which produces MPQSLNHKTILITGASKGIGQAAAYHLAERGAEVILFARSEKALETIAAEIPNSHFFVGDVSKSKDVKAAIDLAVKKTGRLDVLINNAGIIDPVATLADSEPDAWSKVIDVNVKGVYYGLKYAIPHLLKHKGTVINISSGAARSALEGWSHYCSSKAAVFSLTQCAHKEYAKQGLRVIGLSPGTVATDMQKTIKDSGLNPVSQLDWSTHIPPQWVAQAMAFLCGSGGDAYLGQDFSLKSNEGRKAVGLPLIS
- a CDS encoding HPF/RaiA family ribosome-associated protein, whose protein sequence is MINSDSSVNVDERVQEYVTDTTHNALARFETNITTLKVHLSDEANKKSHRIFKCNLEARLEHMKPTAVSAESDNLDAAIDDALVKLTHHLDRALGKIKSH
- a CDS encoding prepilin-type N-terminal cleavage/methylation domain-containing protein codes for the protein MSQKNKGFTLVELAISIVIIGVIAAVAIPSYLRFVLRAKTAEAALLVKTIYDAELIFASKEAMLIRHSQYGDVLCKTVPRFAPVCLQDEARLYKPISKKVKLYYHGIGELDYDPVSQTCTTDNYFIHPKYLGLNEAADQEQVTTNQYSNNIRVGPFYSFPESYYLMRAKKDLLLADEYGVPVDDTMMVTAIGDLDGDHNFSDEPTWCGRGPSPSDAYFSYKDISIIARGMYRDADGEIRSTELIKLNLQE